One Arcobacter sp. FWKO B genomic window, GATAGATGAATTTTTATTATACTATAAAAAAACTACTGTCGCACTTGAGTGTTGAATGGGGGTTTTGCTATTATTTCATATAAGGCGACACCCAAAAACGACACCTAAAAAAGGTTTAAAAGAACATGGAATTTGGAAATCTACAAAAGACTAAATACCCTCAATGAAAATTTTACAACGACAAAGCTAAAGTTTATGTTGCAGATTTTTCTTATATGAATAAAAGATTTAGAAAAGAGCTTGGATATGAAAAAGATAGTTTTAGAACAAATCTTGAACGAGCTTTTAGAGAAAAAGAGAAATTTTTAAATGATGTCAAAAGCGGAATAGACTTTAAAAGACCTGACACGCTTGATAACTTAGCAAAAGAATATTTTGAGTCTTGCAAAGCTACTGAAATTGAACAAGGACACAAAACAAAAGTATCATATTACAATAAACACTTTTCACCTAAAATAGGTAATAAAAAATTTGACAATATACTACAAAGAGATATACAACCTATAATAGATGAATTTTACAAAACAAAAGTACCGTTTAAAAGCTCATACTATCAACCAAAAACTTGCGAAAAACTAGTTGATGTTAGAAAAGCTTGGGATAGAATAAAAAAAGCAGCTGAACTTGAAAAGCACTTTACAATACATAACATAAGACACTTACTTGGAAACATAGCAAGAAATAGAGCAAATCAACCACTTGATAGCATTGCAAAAATGCTAGGACATAGTACAACTGGAGCAACTGGTATTTATGCTGATTTAGCTAAGGAAAAAGCATTTGAGAGTTTAAATGAGACATGGAATATTCTTTTGAATAATAAAGTTAATTAAAGTATGGTTTAATCATTTTAATACTTTCTGACTCTTTGTCACTCTCAATAGCTAAAAAAGAATTGTCTTTGTAAAAAGATAGTACCTTAGGATTATTTACAGAGTCTATAAGTGTAAATCTCCCTCCTAAGCTTCTATGAGAGCTGTCAATAACTTCTAAGGCATCAGCAAGCATATATTCACCGATTTTAAATCTCTCATATTTGTCTGACTTTCCAAGTTGTCCTATTAAAAAGCAAGGTATCGTTCTTACATCATCTTTGTAACCATCTAAGAGCTTGATGATGTCATTAGATATTCCATCTGTAAAAAATACACTTATCGCAATAGTATAATAAGCTGCTATCTCTTTTGTTTCATTGTCAAAATAAAGATAAGTTCGTGAGCGAAGATTTTGTTCAAAAGTTAAAGCTTTATTGTGTAAAAAATCTTGTAAATCCAAATTTTTGGAACAAGAAAAAGTTTCAAGTATTTGTTTAGTTTTTCTTTTAGATGGAGTATTAGATATTATTTCAGAGAGTTGAAAACAAGAAAAAGCTTCATCGAATTGCTTACGAGTCATAAGTAATAATGAAGCTTAGAAAAGGTCATTAATAGATAATTTTCTATTACTTGTTCTTTGTAGTTTAGGTCTTTGTGTGGAGTCAAATTTTTTAACTCTATCCATATTACTTTTAGAGAACGCTTTACGAATGAACTTTTCATTTTCTTGTTTTAAAACCATTGGTTCTAAAAATGCTTTAGTCATCTTGTTCTCCTTTTTTATTTTATTTTAAAATTTTACAGAATATAAGCATAAATACAACTTAAGATAAAAAACTATGAAGCTTTAACACCATAGTTGGCGACAAGGTAATCTTTCAACTCTACTGGGTCAATCAAAATATTTTTTTGAGATATGAAAACCTAGAAAATCACTTGGATATAAAACTCCATCTGAGGTTTTTTATGCTAAAGTAGCAAAAGTTTTAACAGCTTAATTTGGTGAAAATATGCATTTATCTCTTGAATGGGCGAGTTCTAGTATTAAAGAACTCGAAAAAAACCATAATATACTATTAGGAGTTTTTATACTTTTTCAGTTATTTATATTGCCGATTATTTTTATGATTATTTCAAAATATTTTTAGATTTTTTTGGTTGCGGGAGCCAGATTTGAACTGACGACCTTCGGGTTATGAGCCCGACGAGCTACCGGACTGCTCTATCCCGCGATATGTCCGTGGATGGGGTAGAAGGATTCGAACCTTCGAATGACGGTACCAAAAACCGTTGCCTTACCGCTTGGCGATACCCCAGTATCTTTTTAAGTGGGTGGAATTATACACAATTTTTTTCAATTTGTCAAGTGCTTTTTTGAAAATTTTCCTAAATTTATGATTGTTTATGATATAATCATCAAAATTAAATACCAATTTATGGTTATGAAGTATAGGTGAAAAGATATGTCAGACGCAATACAAAGAGTAAAAGAAGCAATTGAAGAGATCAAAAAAGGCAAAATGGTTATTATGCTTGATGATGAAGATAGAGAAAATGAGGGTGATTTAGTTTACGCTGCAGCTTTAAGTACGCCAGAACATGTAAATTTTATGGCAACACATGCAAAAGGGCTTATATGTGTAAGTGTAAGTAAACAAACAGCAACACGCCTTGAGCTTACTCCTATGGTAGCAAGTAATACATCTTGCCATGAGACTGCATTTACGGTCTCTGTTGATGCTACAAGTGCAAGTACTGGAATATCTGCAAAAGAAAGAGATGATACTATCAAAATACTTGCATCATCAATATCAAAACCAACTGAGCTTGTACGCCCTGGGCATATATTTCCCCTTATAGCAAAAGAGGGCGGGGTGCTTGTTCGTACTGGACATACTGAAGGATCTATTGATTTGTGTAAATTAGCTGGTTTTAGTGGTGAAGCAGTAATTTGTGAAATAATGAAAGATGATGGTACTATGGCAAGGCGAGATGATCTTGATATATTTGCACAAAAATATGATATGAAAATAGTTTATATATCAGATTTAGTTGAGTATAGACTTGCATTTGAAACACTTGTAAGTGAAATATCTAGTGAGAATATAGATTTTTTTGGTGCAAATGTATTAAAAAGGGTTTTTAAAGACCATTTAAATAATAATCATACTGTAATACAATTTGGTGAGATTCAAAAATGCTCACTTGCAAAGTTTCATAATATAGAAGATGATATTGAGTTGTTTTTAAATTATACTAAACTTCAATCTATACTAAAATCTATCAATTTTCTTCAGACAAAAGGTGGAATATTGGTTTTTATGCAAGATAGTAACAAAAACAATGAAACAATGAGAGATTATGGTATAGGTGCCCAAATAGTAAGGGCTCTTGGCATTGAAGAAATTAAACTTATTACAAGTGGAGGAAGTAAACACTCTTTTGTAGGGATTAATGGCTTTAATCTAAAGATAAAAGAAGAGATACAACTAGAGTGCTAAAATAGTATTTTCTATTGAGCAAGAACCAAAACATTGGGGATGGTTTCTTATGGAACACCAGTCTATGACTGGTGAAGAAACTAAGACAAGCCCAGATGAATCTGGGGTTCCGATTGGAACGCCAGTGGGTGACTGGTGAATTTTCAAAGACAAGCCCAGTCAGAGACTGGGGTTCCGACATATGGAACGCCAGATTGACTTAAAGAGAGTGCTTTGCACAAGATCTGGTACAAAAGTTTACTATGCCACTTTTTTTATATCTAGTTCTAACATGCTTTCAATATTAAGGTGATAATCTAATTCTTCCCATTCAATACCAGTATTGTTGCATATAAATTTATAATTTTTTAGTTGCTGTAAACTTGCATTGTGTAGTATTTTATACCAATTAATAGGTGTAGATATGACTCTACCGTCTTCTAATTTTACATGTAAGTATTCATCATCAAAATGAACTTCTTTACCCTTCACTAAACCATTCATTCCAAATCCTTTCAAATTCTTTGGTATTTTCTTTTATAACTTCCAGTGCAAATTTTAAGTCTTTTGGTTTTAAATAATTTTGTACAACTTTAAAATCATCTAAATTTATTTTCGCAAAACCTTCACCATACGATACATGTATATGTTTTGGTTCATGCTCATTGGCATAAAAAAAGAACTTAAATCCATTTTTATTCAACAAAGTAGGCACTACAAACCTTATCTAATTTTTTTGAATTATATCATATTATATTTAGAAAAGTCAATTTTGGATTTTTTATTATTGATTTTGTGGAACGCCAGATTTATCTGGTTTCTTATGGAACGCCAGTCTATGACTGGTGAAGAAACTAAGACAAGCCCAGATGAATCTGGGGTTCCGATTGGAACGCCAGTCTATGACTGGTGAATTTTCAAAGACAAGCCCAGTCAGAGACTGGGGTTCCGACATATGGAAAGCCAGATTGACTTAAAGAGAGTGCTTTGCACAAGATCTGGTGGAAAGGCTAAGACAAGTCCAGATGAATCTGGGATTCCAAAAGAAAAAAAGGCATAAAAAAACCACCAGTGGAAAATTACTGACAGTTATATGTATTTCATCATTAGAGAGATAAAATAAGTTATATTTAAGCCCATCAATTAGATTAGAAGTGATTTGTTTTCTTTGTATCTGTAAACTTTTTTAATTTGTATGCGAAATAACACATAAACCCAACAGTCACTAGCAAAGTAGCATAAGCAATCATCGTATTCATCATAAATCCTTTAGTCCCTCAATTTTATCTATAATATACCTTAATAATAATACTGAACTGTAAACACATATTACAACTAATACAAATGCAAATATAAGTAACATACCGTCAACTTTTGTATATACAGTAACTACCCATCCTGTTAATCCAAATATTAAACCTACAAAAATACCAAGAGCATACTTTGCCAAAGATATTTTTTTTTATCTACACCTAGCTTTCCCATATTTGTATCAGCCTATATATTTTTGATTTTTTATTATAACATAAAATGTGTTAAAGTCAATAAAATATGGTGATTGTTGGTTAGTGTTTTACGGAACGCCAGTGGGTGACTGGTGAAAATGGAACGCCAGTCTGTGACTGGTGAATCTTCCAAGACAAGCCCAGTCAGAGACTGGGGTTCCAAAACACGGAACGCCAGATTTATCTGGTGCTTATGTTCTATCATATCTACAATAAACTCTTTCATCACTATCTGCCAATTTTGCTTTTATGGGATTATAAAATATATATTTCAATACTTTTTCATATATTATTTCATCTCTTACTACTTTGTCGTAATATTCTCTTTGCCAAAAAGCACCTTGTCGGTTGAGAAGTTTATTGATTTTATTTGCACTTGTTCCTTTGATATATTTTATTATATTACTTAGATTATCTTTTGGTAGTATCATTATATGAATATGGTTTGGCATAATACAAAAGGCTTCTAATTGGTATAATATATTGTCGTTTTGTAGTAAAATATCTTTCATATTTTCTAGAACTTTACCATAAAAATAGGCACCATTATTTGAAGAATCTAGATATTTGTCTATATCATACTGCTTTTGTTTATTATCTAGTATAGAGGAACTTATTTTCTTGACATACTCATCTACACTATCATAAGTCCTAAAAGTGATAAATATATAATGATTCTCTATTGATATGTGAGGTAGTTTTCTTTTGTAATAATCATATTGCATAAGTATCCTTATAATAATATATATAATTATTACATACTTTAATTGAATATATGATTAAGGATGATAATTCTTACACAATGTCAGATTGACTCAAAGAGAGTGCTTTGCACAAGATCAGGTGGAAAGGCTAAGACAAGCCCAGATAAATCTGGGGTTCCATAAAGGAAAAAATTGATAAAAATCAAGATGCTTTTAGCTCATGACTCATTTTATAAGATATAATCCCATTTAAGGAAATATCCTCATCAATATCTTCAAAATGAACTCCTATACCATCACCTATAATTCTGTAGTTAGTAAGCTGTTCTTTTTTTGCATTTTGGATTTTTTTTGTATAGTTATATGGTATAGTCAAAATATCATTGCTTTTGAGATAAATATAAATCTTATCACCAAAATCAACTCTTGTAATTGAAGTATTCATTCCACGCTCCTATTAGTTTTTGTTGATGCTCTTTTATTATAGACAATACTTTTTTCTCATCACTTTTTGAGAGTTTATATCTATTGGTAACTTTAAATGTTTCAAATTTTCTTCCTCTTCTTCCAATAATTAGGTTTTCTATTAAGTTGCATAACTGCCAAGATAATGAGTTGATTATTATGTATAAAATAAATTATGCCAAATGGAAATCGATTTGTTAAACATCTTCTAATATCCCCATCTAGTATTTGCCAAGCTTTTGGGAAGCTTATAATCCTTTGAATAGTTTTATATACTTCATCCGCAAAATCAAGTCCAAGCCCGCTTTGACACTCTTCATAGTAGTCCACCTAGAAATTAAGCTCTAGTTCTGCCTCAGGATGAAAAAAATATTTCATATCTTATTTTAATCTATTTGATATTTTAGTAAACACTTCATCACCAGTAACTAATGTAATATTAGTTGCTAATACATCTTCTTTTCTTTGGTTTACTTCTTTAATCCAAAGATCATTTATTGAACTCTCTACAGGATTAAGGCTACTCAGTATTTTATCCACAATCTTCGTTTTCAACTCAAGAGGTAAGAAATCAATTTGTTCAAATAGTTTTTGTTGATTTACTGCAACCATAATTTACCTTTCATTTTTAATAAATTATATCACACATAATAGTTAAAGTCAATAAAAT contains:
- a CDS encoding tyrosine-type recombinase/integrase, producing the protein MNKRFRKELGYEKDSFRTNLERAFREKEKFLNDVKSGIDFKRPDTLDNLAKEYFESCKATEIEQGHKTKVSYYNKHFSPKIGNKKFDNILQRDIQPIIDEFYKTKVPFKSSYYQPKTCEKLVDVRKAWDRIKKAAELEKHFTIHNIRHLLGNIARNRANQPLDSIAKMLGHSTTGATGIYADLAKEKAFESLNETWNILLNNKVN
- a CDS encoding bifunctional 3,4-dihydroxy-2-butanone 4-phosphate synthase/GTP cyclohydrolase II — encoded protein: MSDAIQRVKEAIEEIKKGKMVIMLDDEDRENEGDLVYAAALSTPEHVNFMATHAKGLICVSVSKQTATRLELTPMVASNTSCHETAFTVSVDATSASTGISAKERDDTIKILASSISKPTELVRPGHIFPLIAKEGGVLVRTGHTEGSIDLCKLAGFSGEAVICEIMKDDGTMARRDDLDIFAQKYDMKIVYISDLVEYRLAFETLVSEISSENIDFFGANVLKRVFKDHLNNNHTVIQFGEIQKCSLAKFHNIEDDIELFLNYTKLQSILKSINFLQTKGGILVFMQDSNKNNETMRDYGIGAQIVRALGIEEIKLITSGGSKHSFVGINGFNLKIKEEIQLEC
- a CDS encoding DUF2442 domain-containing protein, which codes for MNGLVKGKEVHFDDEYLHVKLEDGRVISTPINWYKILHNASLQQLKNYKFICNNTGIEWEELDYHLNIESMLELDIKKVA
- a CDS encoding DUF4160 domain-containing protein: MPTLLNKNGFKFFFYANEHEPKHIHVSYGEGFAKINLDDFKVVQNYLKPKDLKFALEVIKENTKEFERIWNEWFSEG
- a CDS encoding transposase, which gives rise to MQYDYYKRKLPHISIENHYIFITFRTYDSVDEYVKKISSSILDNKQKQYDIDKYLDSSNNGAYFYGKVLENMKDILLQNDNILYQLEAFCIMPNHIHIMILPKDNLSNIIKYIKGTSANKINKLLNRQGAFWQREYYDKVVRDEIIYEKVLKYIFYNPIKAKLADSDERVYCRYDRT
- a CDS encoding DUF2442 domain-containing protein — its product is MNTSITRVDFGDKIYIYLKSNDILTIPYNYTKKIQNAKKEQLTNYRIIGDGIGVHFEDIDEDISLNGIISYKMSHELKAS
- a CDS encoding addiction module protein produces the protein MVAVNQQKLFEQIDFLPLELKTKIVDKILSSLNPVESSINDLWIKEVNQRKEDVLATNITLVTGDEVFTKISNRLK